A genomic segment from Lignipirellula cremea encodes:
- a CDS encoding universal stress protein: MLNSVLLHLPGARAEGPVIELGVALSSRLRIRLRGLSVLDTRSLLSLNAQTEIPVFTGVEQLHLQCGKLQQEQLRQRLLHACTKAGISVDVRLAKGDPLDLLPSESQFHDLTLSCFPPPQERRLVPGHTELTCSDFVAFLDRGVQPLLLVREKEKELRRILMVYDGTAASGKAVKQFLNQRLFPSAEFRLLAAGPTLHKAKEYLKEMAAYCRLLQMDCEAGFVVGRAEAVILPYSARWEADLIVLGVRRQPWRIPWLVGNPVSQILQKSACAIYAAS, from the coding sequence ATGCTCAACAGCGTGCTACTGCACTTGCCAGGCGCCCGCGCAGAAGGGCCCGTCATCGAACTGGGGGTGGCGCTCTCCAGTCGTCTCCGCATCAGGCTGCGAGGACTTTCCGTGCTGGATACGCGATCCCTGCTGTCGCTCAATGCACAGACGGAAATTCCCGTTTTTACCGGAGTCGAACAGCTTCATCTGCAGTGCGGAAAGCTGCAGCAGGAGCAACTTCGCCAGCGGTTGCTGCATGCCTGTACCAAGGCGGGAATCTCGGTCGACGTTCGTCTGGCCAAAGGCGACCCGCTGGACCTGCTGCCATCGGAATCGCAGTTTCACGACCTCACATTGAGTTGTTTTCCGCCCCCACAGGAGCGTCGTCTTGTCCCTGGCCATACCGAACTAACCTGCAGCGACTTTGTGGCGTTCCTGGACCGCGGCGTGCAGCCGTTACTTCTGGTTCGCGAAAAGGAGAAGGAGCTTCGCCGGATCCTGATGGTCTACGACGGTACGGCCGCCTCGGGCAAGGCAGTCAAGCAATTCTTGAATCAAAGGCTCTTTCCTTCAGCCGAGTTTCGATTGCTGGCGGCAGGGCCAACTCTGCACAAGGCGAAAGAGTATCTGAAAGAAATGGCTGCCTACTGCCGACTCCTCCAAATGGATTGCGAAGCCGGATTTGTCGTGGGGCGCGCGGAGGCGGTCATTTTGCCCTATTCCGCCAGATGGGAAGCCGACCTGATTGTGCTGGGCGTCCGGCGACAGCCTTGGCGCATCCCCTGGCTGGTTGGGAACCCCGTCTCTCAGATACTGCAGAAGTCAGCATGCGCGATTTATGCGGCCAGCTGA
- the nhaR gene encoding transcriptional activator NhaR gives MTEKLQDLNFLHLFYFWTVVRNGGISAACESLHLTQPTISTQIRKLEKSLKQKLFDRSGRELVLTDVGKMVFEYAEDMFSVGREMLGALRGLPTDRSLKLMVGIPMVMPKLIVYRLLETVLHFPNSVQIVVHEAPLEILIADLAQHRYDVILSDAPLPSRATPRSFSHYLGSSGVAICATRELAGRLARRFPDSLDGVPMLLPTANTELRRGIDRWFDERGFAPRIVGEFDDSALIKEFGGAGAGVFPTPTAVLPQVKRQYDVQLLGYLEEVKLHYYAITLERKMTHPAVVAISQAAKEGLLDGGNDK, from the coding sequence ATGACGGAAAAACTTCAGGACTTGAACTTCCTCCATCTGTTTTACTTTTGGACGGTCGTTCGAAACGGAGGCATCTCGGCGGCCTGTGAATCACTGCATCTTACCCAGCCAACGATCAGTACGCAGATCCGTAAACTTGAGAAGTCGCTCAAGCAGAAACTGTTTGACCGCTCCGGCCGGGAGCTGGTGCTAACCGATGTGGGAAAGATGGTCTTTGAGTATGCCGAGGATATGTTCTCGGTTGGACGCGAAATGCTGGGAGCCTTGCGCGGACTTCCTACGGATCGTTCCCTGAAGTTGATGGTCGGCATTCCGATGGTGATGCCGAAGCTGATTGTTTATCGGCTGCTGGAAACGGTACTGCACTTTCCCAACAGCGTGCAGATTGTTGTCCATGAGGCGCCGCTGGAGATTCTGATCGCTGATCTGGCCCAGCATCGTTACGATGTGATTCTGTCCGATGCGCCGCTCCCTTCGCGCGCCACGCCGCGCAGCTTCAGTCACTATCTGGGCAGCAGCGGCGTGGCGATCTGTGCAACGCGGGAACTGGCGGGACGCCTGGCCCGGCGGTTTCCCGATTCGCTCGACGGCGTGCCGATGCTCTTGCCGACCGCCAACACGGAGTTGCGCCGGGGCATCGATCGCTGGTTTGACGAGCGCGGTTTCGCGCCGCGGATTGTCGGCGAGTTTGACGATAGCGCCCTGATCAAAGAATTCGGCGGAGCAGGGGCCGGTGTCTTTCCCACGCCGACCGCCGTGCTCCCGCAAGTAAAAAGACAGTACGACGTGCAGCTGCTGGGCTATCTGGAAGAAGTCAAACTCCACTACTACGCCATCACTCTGGAACGGAAGATGACGCATCCCGCCGTCGTCGCCATCTCGCAAGCCGCCAAAGAAGGTCTTCTCGACGGCGGCAACGATAAATAG
- a CDS encoding HD domain-containing phosphohydrolase, with protein sequence MTKDLYKDGKIMIVDDERTNVLIAERYLHLQGFENTLSTTDPSQALEMLRTDLPDVLLLDIMMPEISGLDILRWIRNESKRTQVIVLTASMESDTQREALALGAADYRYKPVDFTELLLRVRHSLMVSCYLRRLAQQVEADAGPAVAVPLTTSEIILRLSQSAEFLDGNAGGHVRRVGRYARLTGEQFGWDAAELELLEQAVQLHDIGKIGISDSILLKPGRVLGEEFSMIRAHGGFGNQTLGRLPETESQVVRNHTRLGEKLLSQSETPLFQTARQIALTHHERWDGGGYPQGLAGAQIPLAGRIAAVADGFDMLRSEGPGKSPCSLDRCRDILDRERGQQFDPQCVDAFFDCWDDVLSDET encoded by the coding sequence ATGACGAAAGACCTGTACAAAGACGGCAAGATAATGATTGTCGACGATGAGCGCACAAACGTCCTGATCGCCGAGCGGTATCTGCATCTTCAGGGTTTTGAAAACACGCTCAGCACGACCGACCCCTCGCAAGCGCTGGAGATGCTACGCACCGATCTGCCCGACGTGCTGCTGCTGGATATCATGATGCCAGAGATCAGCGGGCTGGACATTCTGCGCTGGATCAGGAATGAATCCAAGCGCACCCAGGTGATTGTTCTGACCGCATCCATGGAAAGCGACACGCAGCGCGAAGCGCTCGCCCTGGGCGCCGCGGACTACCGTTACAAACCCGTGGATTTTACGGAATTGCTGCTCCGGGTTCGTCATTCGCTGATGGTCAGTTGCTATCTCCGGCGTCTGGCCCAGCAGGTTGAAGCCGACGCCGGGCCGGCAGTTGCTGTGCCTTTGACCACGTCGGAAATCATCCTGCGGTTGTCACAGTCGGCCGAATTTCTCGATGGAAATGCCGGCGGTCACGTGCGCCGGGTAGGGCGATACGCGCGGCTTACAGGCGAGCAGTTTGGCTGGGACGCTGCCGAACTCGAATTGCTGGAACAGGCTGTTCAGCTGCACGATATTGGAAAAATTGGAATTTCGGACTCCATTCTGCTCAAACCTGGTCGGGTGCTGGGCGAAGAATTCAGTATGATCCGCGCACACGGCGGCTTTGGAAACCAGACGCTCGGACGTTTGCCGGAAACCGAAAGCCAGGTAGTCCGCAACCACACCCGACTGGGAGAGAAACTGCTTTCGCAATCGGAGACCCCGCTCTTCCAGACGGCGCGACAGATTGCGTTGACGCATCATGAGCGGTGGGACGGCGGCGGCTACCCCCAGGGGCTTGCCGGCGCCCAGATACCTCTCGCCGGACGCATTGCCGCCGTAGCGGATGGGTTTGACATGCTGCGCAGCGAAGGTCCGGGAAAAAGTCCGTGCTCTTTGGACCGATGCCGCGATATTCTGGATCGCGAGCGAGGCCAGCAGTTTGACCCGCAATGCGTCGACGCGTTCTTTGACTGCTGGGATGACGTCCTGTCGGACGAGACGTAA